The following coding sequences lie in one Phalacrocorax carbo chromosome 3, bPhaCar2.1, whole genome shotgun sequence genomic window:
- the SMYD2 gene encoding N-lysine methyltransferase SMYD2 isoform X3: MHKLECSAMCAFGQNWNPSETVRLTARVLAKQKTHPERTESEKLLAVEEFESHLDKLDNEKRELIQNDIAALHHFYSKHLEYPDNAALVVLFAQVNCNGFTIEDEELSHLGSAIFPDVALMNHSCCPNVIVTYKGTLAEVRAVREIEPGEEVFTSYIDLLYPTEDRNDRLRDSYFFNCDCRECIIKEKDKLKLEIRKLNDPPSAEAVRDMIKYARNMIEEFRRAKRYKSPSELLEICELSLDKMGAVFEDSNVYMLHMMYQAMGVCLYMQDWEGALRYGQKIIRPYSKHYPAYSLNVASMWLKLGRLYMALENRTAGVKALKSAIAIMEVAHGKDHPYISEIKKELEDH, from the exons aaaACTCACCCTGAAAGAACAGAGTCGGAGAAGCTGCTTGCTGTAGAAGAGTTTGAATCAC ACCTTGACAAACTAGACAATGAAAAGAGAGAGCTGATTCAGAACGACATTGCTGCTCTTCATCACTTCTACTCAAAGCACTTGGAGTACCCTGACAATGCTGCCCTTGTAGTTCTCTTTGCACAA gTTAACTGTAACGGTTTCACAATTGAAGATGAAGAACTCTCTCATTTGGGATCAGCCATATTTCCTGA TGTTGCATTGATGAACCATAGCTGTTGCCCGAATGTGATTGTAACTTACAAGGGGACCTTGGCTGAAGTCAGAGCTGTTAGGGAGattgagcctggagaagag GTATTTACCAGCTATATTGACCTATTGTATCccacagaagacagaaatgacCGGTTAAGAGACTCGTATTTCTTCAATTGTGATTGCAGGGAGTGCATTATAAAAGAAAAG GATAAATTGAAACTGGAAATCCGCAAGCTGAATGATCCTCCATCAGCAGAGGCAGTACGGGACATGATCAAATATGCCAGGAACATGATTGAGGAATTCAGGCGAGCCAAACGCTACAAAT CTCCTAGTGAATTACTGGAGATCTGTGAACTTAGCCTGGACAAGATGGGTGCAGTGTTTGAAGACAGCAATGTTTATATGTTACATATGATGTACCAGGCCATGGGTGTCTGTCTCTACATGCAGGACTGGGAAGGTGCACTGCGTTATGGGCAAAAAATTATCAGACCATACAG TAAACATTATCCTGCCTACTCGCTGAATGTTGCCTCCATGTGGCTGAAATTAGGCAGACTGTATATGGCGCTGGAGAACAGAACGGCTGGAGTTAAAGCCCTGAAGAGT gCAATTGCTATCATGGAAGTAGCACACGGGAAGGATCATCCATACATTTCAGAGATCAAAAAGGAATTAGAGGACCACTAA